The Macrobrachium nipponense isolate FS-2020 chromosome 44, ASM1510439v2, whole genome shotgun sequence genome contains the following window.
AAACAAGGGGATGGCCTTAAAAAACTCACACTATTTAATCATTTAAATTGGCTGGACCTTCACTGCGAAATAAGCCTGCCCCACCCAGGTGGACagacaggtttgcaggaagaggTTGGATATCTCTCCTACCTACCCAGCCCCACCCAGGGCAggcaaaccggtttgcaggggttGGGTGACTTGTCATGTCTCCCATAATGTCAGCCGGGGGAGACAAACGAGATCAGATCagctcggattttattattattatattaataatatagattatgaatggggtctctctctctctctctctctctctctctctctctctctctctctctttttcttcttgctGTGCGTAAAAACAAGCTGGAGACGAAATAAAAGTTCCTGTTTTGATGGCACTGAAAAACAGGAAGCAAGTTTGGGTTTCCTGTGGTTATCAGGTCCCGCTCTGTCATACACCGGCAAACATTTGCAGACTCGAGAAGAAGTACAAAGGTAGGTACCGTGAACGGGTTCCCTTTACAGAAACATAAGTTATCGATCGTTGATGGAAGACGATAAAATTTCGCAGCGGGAAAACAGCTATTCCTGTTTAAGAGTTTATTACCTTCCAGAGTTGAATCGTCACATAAGCAACGCGTTTAGTTTGGATTTGATTTCAGTAGAGTTGACTTCCAACCTCCCAAATTATGTATTTGGGATTGCCTGCTGACTAGTGCTATTTAGCCTTTGGAAGATCATAAGTATATTAATGCGTTCTAATATGGACCTTTTAAAAGACACATATCTATCAAGTATCTCATTTTTATCGGTAAGCTTCAGATTGTAGTCGTTTCTCGTGATTTACCTTCACAAAACCTGTAGAATTATCGTCGCTGTTAACATTTTATTGGAAGTGATGCGTACTTTTTATAGTGTGAAATCACAGATACAAGACTTTCTTGCACTTACTTTTCTTCATTGTGGCAATAAAAGGTGACCCTTGATATGCTGAAGTGAGATTCATTTAGCTTATTCATAACCTGGCTGTGTACGACTCAACAacacccattaaaaaaaaattctcaaatattGGCAGGATTACGGAAGCAGGTCGAGCAATGGCTGTGGTTCCAAAAGTTCTCAATAGATGGCGTGGAGGACTCGTTCTGCATTTATTCTTGCATGCCGAATGGATCTTTCTGGCTCGCGTCTTCCCCTCTTGCAGTGCCAGAAATAGTGAGTAATTAATCAATGAGACTTTTTAATGTCCATTTCATTTGAGGAGAACGTGGGGACCGTAGAATTCCGTTCGTCTTCATATCTGTTGCTCAGTAGTAATGGcaggatttttattattagtctTAGAAAAGTCGAATGCAAATGCCATGGCATTTGTTCTGTTTAAATAAaatcatagatatacatatatgcatacgtatgcacaaagtgcatatatatatatatatatatatatatatatatatatatatatatatatatatatatatatatatatataactgggtatgttgtcgtttctagaaaacttcaatttaaggaggaacaggatagtcagaagacgtggtaatattccagccactattatttccttaaaataaaacaagggcactttatttttaatgggaaagtttataagcaaatagatggcatggccatgagctcccctttaggaccttctttcgctaatatttttatgtggcatTTAGAGGAACAGTTCTTTAATCATTGCCCACATAATTTTAAACCCAGATTTTATATACGTTATGTAGATGACAcgtttcctttttagatattttggtctctcgcTCTGAAGAATATTTGATGACTGGGATtttcaggaagaaaacttttaccggtcttgggttaaacttttttagtcactgtcccCCTGGTTTCAAGGTTAACTCATGTAAAACTCTCATTcatcgagccttttccctttgctcaactggaataactttcacctggaagttaggtttttagaaacttattttaagaataattgctatcccctgaacatgttcaataaaatccttaaagaatatttatacaatatttttaagccaaaaactgCAGTCTGCATCGTTCCCAAAAAGATAGTgtatgttccactaccattcactaataattctggctcactcaaacgtaaattattgtcattcttgagccatctatacccttatgttgagttcagatttatttttaataacccgctAACTAGTGGAAGATTATTACATTTTAAAATcaccctcccggagttgatgcgtacctgcactgtttataagtttaattgcccaaaatgtaattttgggacttaaTGTGGGATGTTCCAAACGCCTACTgaaggtgcgcatcgactctcataggggtgttaGCCATCatacaggcttacctttaagcaaaagagaaaatagtgcaattagacttcatgccatatcctgtccccatcacatacagtacagcgattttggaaatactcggacaaacaaaaaacagccattcacttccctttttagagttcCTCCATATTAAAAAACAATCTCCAaaactcaataaccaaaccaacTCTGTTCCCTTGTTCactgcataatttgcttgttttttattttttgtttgtttctctctctctctctctctctctctctctctctctctctctctctctctctctctctctttttcccacaccacttctgcccatttcatttgcagttttctaactcgcccagttgtcatttaactacgacatgaacagtaggttctccaatattttgtactacagtatcattattttttttttttactctgaatattcatgtttttatttttcgctctcagtatatttctgcgttttacgtaatctcttttaacttgtcattgctcttttatttgcagttaacttagttttatgttccttttttactttctgtTGTGCATTTcaggttccttttttactttgtattatgtattttaaagtattgtaatgtttttagacatagtcaatcagtatagttcttactgtttcttttttttttgtatcattttatagataagtgaccctgatgatgggaaaaccaatgtattcccgaaagctcgggtgtgcccttattttatttaaggaaataatatgtctggaatattaccacgtctcctggctatcctgttcctcctttatatatatatatatatatatatatataattatatatatatatatatatatatatattatatattgtaagatCCTTTATTACGACTGAAGCCCTTCCCATTTTAAAGCATGTTCAACGAACGTACTGAATCCTGGAAAAAACATCTTTTCGACGAAGTTCACAGAGGGAATGGATACCAAAATTGAAACATTCGCCGGCGGTTGGCAACCCTTCCGGATCAAGTTCCTTCAGGAGAATCGAGTTCAGTACAAACTTGACTTCGTAAATCGTATCTCTACGCTCCATCTGAGCGTCCGGAGCCACCTGGACAAGTACTTGATTCGCAGCGACTTGGAAATTGACTTTATACACAACGAGATGATGCGCTTTGGATTAAGGAAGGAGGACTCCCGAGTGTGGGTCCTGGACGTCGAAAAAGGCGAATTTCTGAAGACAGTCCGGCTGACCGACGTCTCTCTCGACGGCGTTGACGATCTCGAAGTATATAATGAAAGAAATAGCAGGAGAAGAAAAGTCCTCTTCTGTTATCCACGTGAGTGTCCTGAGCCTTTCTGATATCGGTTTGTTCCTCTGATGTCACCGTCTGTTGTGGAGTTATGACATCGTTTTTATCCTCATActcgaaaaataattttgtttccatTACTTCACTGTCAGCCGTTTtcttaaaatagttttattcGCCTTTATGATGCTTCAGACTTTCCACAAATAAATAGAGACAAGTACATCgatgaataaataaactttctCAAGATcaacaaacaaccataaaaatctagtaaaaatatttttgtttcttttgcagCTGCTCCTCCCTTAACTGATGCCCTAGTAACGACATGCCCCACCTGCCTAGCATGCCCGGAGACAGCACCGTGCCCTGAATGCCAGGCAGACTGTAAATGCGAAGATTGTTCACCGGTCACAGCTGAAGTGATTACTGGAACCTCAAGTCAAATCACAACCAGAGACTATCCCGCAAAAGTGACTTTGGAGGCGGCGACTTGCCCTCCATGTCCTTCGACTGCTTCTAGTACGAATGGCAACGAGCGTCCTTCATCCGCATGCCCAAGCCCTACTCCTTGCCCCACTGTATCTCCTCCGCCTTGTCCTCACACTACCGTGTGCTCAAATTGTGAGGACAGCTATCCAGGTCTGACCTCCTCGGTGTACGAAAGTCCTGGGTCTGGAGATGCTTATAGGTCTAAGCCAACGGAGTTGTCTGAACCATTGACCAACAGAACGTCTGAAGACTTCGCCAGAGTCTACGGAGATGGTAGGTGCCCAAATGTATCGTTTCACGAGTTCACGGCCTAAACCGTTGCTTGTGGTCTAAGTTAGATATTAGCTAGATCTTAACAGAGAGGTAGATATGCATACGATCGTCTTGCGAAACTGCAGCCTCGGTATTGTTATCTCGAATCGGTAGCGATCACTTGAAACAAGTTTTCTCCAGTAGTGTGGATGTCATTATGTCCAAAAGCacgtctttcttttttgctttcattttctctttccttcattttCCCTGTCttctgttgtaataataataataataataataataataatataataataataataataataataataatagcacaatTTGATGAAATTCTGAGTAGAAGCCTTTTTGCAACTTTTCCAAAACAACTCAGAAGAATTTTCCATTTACCTCATCTTGCCCAGGACAGCTGAGAACAAGAAAAGTGATAGAGATAGAATGAGAAATGATAAGAAACTTGGACATAATAAGCAGGAAGAAATTTCTAATGCTTTATTCTATTGTTTGTTATGGCTGAAGTAttaagttctttaaaaaaaaatatcgataaTAATGGAGATTCATGCTCAAAAATGAGCGAATCCATTGAGTGTGTGATCCTCAAACTTACGGTGATCACATTGGAAAACTTGCAGTAGctggtaaacaaaaaacaaaacaaaaaatcaggCAATCATGAAATTAGTTtgtaatttaaagttaaaaatataACTTCCCGCAGTTTGGCTCTAAAAAGATGACCAGACACGGAGAAAGAGTACCTTTTTATTATGGTTTTGATATAGCAGGTTTCTGCGTATTTGCGCGTACTACTTTCTTTTAGAAGCAAAGGGATTTCATCCATTTTAACAtgcacgtatatgtatgtgtgtgtttttttttcaagttgaatTGATAATGAAAGAATATTTAGTTGTGAGAAAGAACTAAAAAAACGCAGTCTAGAACACAAGCTGACAATGGCTTGAAATTCACGTTGTCTGGAACTTCAAATATCATTGGATAATTTGACCTCCCCGACAGGTATAGAATGCCCGAAAGCCCAGCTCCTGCTGTATATCCTGGAAATAGCTCTTGCTCTGTGCACATTAGCCACCATTGTCTCCACGGCACTGGCGTGCCAGTACAGACGCAAGTTATCGCTCACCAAAACCGGGAAACGTCGATCGAGTATCGCCTCCCGGGAGCCAAACGAGGGTTATAGGCCTAGAGGAGGCGACGCCCATCCACCGGAGCAGCGGACAAACGAGAGAGACACCCTTTACTGTCACGTCTATGAGGATCCCTACAGGTATCTCCAGGAGCCGAGTAATCGCCAGTCTCAGGACAATTTATCCCCTGAGGGGCAGAGCCATCCGGAGGAGGGAGGAACGGGGAAGGTTGCTGGATCCTTTCAGAGTGCTAGTCTTATTAGGGAAGATGCTCCCTACGACACTTTGCAGTTCCAGACATCTCCAGATCTACAGTCTATCGTTTACGGGTATCAACCAAACAATATTTAGGCTGCGTGCCTTTAACCAAGGTGTTAGGAACTGTGATTGTGTCTGAACTAAACAATAGTTTAAACGTTAACCAAGTTTCTCAAATATTGTGATTTTGTTTTCAATAACCACTAGATTTAACGTCAATAACATTTACATCAACTTAGGCGAAAAGCAGATTAGCTTGCATATAAAATTTCTATAAAAGATCTTCAGTCTAttcataatatctttttttttttaccctcttcTATGATAAGAGGTTTAAGCATGTTGCAATAAAAGATAACACTATTTCTAGTTATTTTAGTTTATGTTCTCCCTTAATTTTTTTCAACCAGTATTTGTCGAGAAATAAGTGATTGTTAAACATTCATTATACGTAATAAACACTGCTACTTGCCATCCATTTTGAATTTATTGTTACTTGTCAtccaatttgaatttatttttattttgaatttattgttaCTTGATTGTAACTTGTCATCCAATTTGAATTTATTGTTACTTGTcatccattttgattttcttgttatTTGTCATCCATTTTGAATTTATTGTTACTTGTCATCCAATTTGAATTTATTGTTACGTGTCATCCATTTAGCATTTATTGTTGCAAGCCCCTAAGAAGTCAACTTTACTTAAGGTGGACATTAATGATATCTTTATATGTCCAGATATTCCAGTTTTAAGTGAAAATATTAAGTAGAAAGTGGGTGCATTCTTtgcaaaatctaataaaaaaaaatatctcaaccCTTAAAATTAATGTAACCCTTTCATAAATCTTGTACTTGTGATAAGTATAtcaatattattgtttttctgaTGAATGTTTTTTGTTCTTAGCATCATGAAGTTAATTTTGAGAAAACAGGTCATTTTAAATAGTATAGTTCTCTCATTTAGTGTTGAAAACCTTTTAATATGCAAGTTTAGTTCATCgtataaaaattcattcatagTGAATACATtgtacaacatacatatatacgtaatattcaTAAGAAACACTTTCTTGCATTTCTGGTTATTTACGCACAACTGAAATGTACAAATTTGAAAAGCGAAGAAAGAACACCTGTTTCCCAAACATTCCAATTTACCATAAAACATTTCAGtgttaagatttatatataataaatagaagttCTGTATTGTTCTTTCATTGAATTATTCTGTCAGTCTCATAGGTAGTTTCTGTAATTGTTCTTCTAACAACAGTTGCTGTAGAGGTGTCATACAAGACGATATTACATGTTCATGGGTTGTCACTATAAGTCAAAATTGCTTAAGAGTTCAGCCTTCAGTTGTTTTGTGACCTTAGTTTAACATTATTTATCACTTAGGTTAAATGTACCATCTGAAACCACAGTCTGGGAATTGAATCCTTCGACTGAGGGAATCACTGATTGACGCTAGACAGAAACTTCGCCACTCTACTCCAAAATGgagttaaggcctgtccacactagcgggcatacCCGTCCGGCACTTCCAgcggtttatattttctctcgcttctgaagcagtgttaccagacagtcgcgtcgttctggctccatactcggtcggtcagtatagtggaacgggttgtgggaacagtgtttgcccgtcgggcggtgcccgctagtgtggactgGGCCTTACACAGATGCAGGATTAAAACAAAatgaagtttttcataataaaactaatattgtaatacttacctgaacaccaatgaattagccctggtccactgaccagcccgaactatatcaccccatatatttacccactaagtgggtaattttaactgtcagcgttaccaacgctgcaggtaaaatctagtccaatgagttacctgtgttaccattggcaacgctgccgcaaataccggccaccagtggcctttctcctcaattgaatcattcactatcaaattgaagtggggaggagggtgggaatcattcaggtgttcaggtaagtattacaatattagttttattatgaaaacttcatattgcaatacactccctgaacacctgaattagcccgattaacaacatttagtcggaggcggggtcaatctcattcagccgacctgtccacggaacatacgctggtaactcataagcaacctagcatgtatcctcacctagttatctaactcagaggtgaggatgtttgcaaagaaagtacttcaacatcatgTTGAGTCTAGGTACTGtctaagtcagaagtacctcccatgtgataagctatacttcttattcatggaggtaaaaacaaatcttctcacctggttgtccagctcagtaggtgaggatgtttgcaaagaaagtacttcaacgtcagtgttgagtttaaggtactatctgagtcagaagtacctcccatgtgataagctatacttcatTATTCATGGAGGcggcaaaataaataacaaatctcctcacctggttgtccagctcagtaagtgGAGGATGGCTTgcataggaagtaccataccgtcggtgtcgagtccaaggtactgcctgagtctgaagaacctccatgtggtattctatacctctcagtATGGAGGGGAAATGTGAACCTCCCATTGgtggctatgtagcctctcatgtatggaggagaagtcgagtgtgcaggaccttcagttctctactgctcactgatgtagatgacttgtgctgaagaagtagtagttattTCAACATGACCattgggatctgcctaacctcaagggcctaagggacaataaactctgtctaagcttgaccaacagaaacacttagagttcattagactatcactgccgcCCTCCCCcctaaacttctatcaccataaatttcatttagactatcactgcctccctaaattTCTAACACCTGAAAGTTCATTTTCGACTATCACTGCTTCCCTAAACCTTCTcacaccctaactctaccaagccaaTTATAAACCGAGTTACCGCAACGACGGGAGTCACGGGACCCCGAGAGTAacctctgaagaaactgaaattcctaaAGGTACGGTGTGTGAAAAACCACAACAATTCTCAAATAAACCACCTGCAGAATCGCCGACAGCGAAACATCCTCCGcaagccaaagggtagccctccgcgACACTatgcgcccttggattgactaagaaccccttTCTTATGATTGTCCGATAGCGCagaggcaatgatttaacaatagtccctcctctccttgacaaaaacatagcataaccctcagaaatgttagtctggtatgcaaaccccgtcgaaaccaaagtgaagaggttatcaacAGTCCAGCTCAGAgaacacccatcaactctcaccacatccacacagagtggggcaaggcctcccactggctgtgaaagatgtcttccaaatacgagcctcatgatccgtaacccCAAACCaacacgaatcaatgaaggaacccaatagagaaaaacctcaactgactcgtaaaccggaagtcggactccggcagaggagttacTCTCTACCTTAACAGAAAAGTGATGATAGCTTAGTCCTTCCCCAAAAAACTGCCAGACTTGCCGCAACCAGACtagcctacttgatgtttgagactgctggtttggttgaatacaacgtatcaaacattacttgaattaactgagattcctccggagcctggaatgcggaaagagagaatggacaaagtccacaatccgttatactcgcttccttcgccaGAGAAACCAAAACCCACAAATAGCAAACGAGGTCTCCCCTtaaaggtatctatcctctgtcaaACCTGTCCGGACAAACCGgaacaggaaaaaggagaaaaaccgaACCACCCACAAGACAGCAGCCagaacccggaacctactacgcctgggtgctcgataccaaacgacatacaagatcccatcaaatctgagcctaccgatccgattgcgcaacgatataccaacaagaaaatgataaactcctgtgcaagtcgtactcgactgcgcaacccACACTCCCCCCCCAAGACACGATGACGTAACCCTTCTGTCCGACCGCTGTCCAGGCCCTCAGAAGAGCGAAGCCGAACTGTCACTAGTTCCGCGAAACCTGGAAGAGTTAGGTACTCGACTGCGCATACCCTCCCTACCCAGTGCGATAACGTTACACTGAACCGAATATACCTTGGGCTTGGCGATGAACGCCCACCCATGCAAGTCACTCCCTTACTGTTGCGCCAAACGTGTATCACCAAGACGATGactaaccttgaaccagtctcacttAACTAtgaaactccgcactcaccagTGACAATGACACGAGACCGGGACAACAATAGGCGAGCCACACACCTCTAAAAGAGCTAAGAGCGAAGAggtcgcaaaacgcgatccaactaaccccCGTTACCAATACTAATCCtagactggagtccggagcaagtgagggaaagaagtatCCCCAGTAGACACGGAATCGAAgtcgaacccaccttgaaaacccTTTGAGGTGGAACCGAAAAAacagcaggaaaaagttgagaaaataaggagagaaagTCCTACGAGTAACCACCGGAGCACCCTAGCGCtgacattgtgcaggtggagaaccaagTGTGCGATACATAGTGCTTTCataacgggttacgaactgcggaagcaatgggagccgcagaaggaaattaccagctaccctaagaagggggccgagggcacaaaaggGTGCTAACTACGATGCAGACGAACTACCAACGGCcgtagccacccccccccccccagcaattACCGCAGTAAGCATGTTACGTCTCACACacctaaggtatataaatgggaacgaagaaggaagattactaactaccctatgaaaggagtgggtggtgacaaccggtatcaatacagtcaacgatggcgcagatgaatctccaactgccgtagcctgctaaaaaaacaaatacgGAGGACACACTACGTCTtaaaacaagtaaggatgaaaatacgtaGTTGCGGAtaccgccttgaagcatcaacaccagcagcctgagaactacaggacccgtggaagagagagagagagagaagagagagagagagagagagatgagagagagagagattgaaatcctctccaaatttccaggatgaaacaatgaaactcTGGTTCTGCTGAGatattggcaaataaaaaaaaaacaggatgagggagaagactccgaagcaacatccgaagaatgagcagctaaacgaagattgtgtaaagacatcataagttttaaaacccaaaaaaactgggcgagagagaaaactagaccgactctgttTTCCCCAAGATAATCTAGGAAACATTAGAAATTCAGGAAAAATTATCAGACGTGATCGTGAATtagtccgtattgaagctacaGTAATTGACTTGCGTTGAATTCgatttacgatggggttagtatttaAAATCGGCACTACatgcaaataagtcttcctatatctctcgcgaagctggcgtaggcagcatcgtgcctcagacagcgagattgggtttaaaaatagaatttaggccaaaggccaagtattgggacctatgaggtcagtcagtcctgaagggaaattgacagaatagtgttttgaaaaggtgtaacaggaagaaaaacctctcttTTTGCATAATAagtcaagtgttaggagatggtggaaaataggatgaagagagaatatgaaatcaggagagagagagagaaattacaatcgtCTGGGATGAAGAGCGGATATGAAtcaggaaagtgagagagagagaattacaatcgtctaacatctccacctccataaaCTGCACCCTTCTTCTAAGTTAaaaaggtattatcttaatgataatatactcgtataactgggtacagctatgaacaaccgaacgagaacttgttgctaatgcgatcgaatcgtatagcaacatcactttattgtattcatccgcggtgcgacggtaattactgtattcatgttataaatgtagctgaagctgatgagGGCaatattacgtgcatcagcaacctgaaCAGATGTCCCAAGCTTTTGTATTAACTCAAACGCAGccgtgataaaagaaaagtatagCATGAAAGGCCTCATTACTGTTTTCACAcaacaaaggattaataaagtgtATAAAGTGCAAGGTTCGTAATCCTATGAAAACAAGTGAAATCGAACGGAATCGCTAAATTTTTACGCCATCTAacctgagggaaaaactagcttccaatgagacttatatatattagtgaaattttggccttaaattacatcgtaagacgaacagtatgacttcgttccacAAGTTAAGTATTcacatattcattaatatgctaactaggaacaaaaacattagccgagaccaagtgatatggttgaatctggagccaaggaaacagACAGCCGGCAAccattgtctgtctaagccacgcctTCTTACAACAAGCGCTGTTTGACGGCAAAGCTttagtaattgtaatttgattgaaaagtaataaattaatattttacggtaattaaattaactttattagggctaatattaatttcagttgtcactgtaattgataatacgactggtaattatttgtaactgtaattgaccataagcacaatgtaattactgacggcatttagcctgttaaacgtatgaagacgtcatacatacgaattccttatattTGACATCTGATATGCCAACAGATACCTTATTGACCAAGTTGAATGTCAACGTTGTTGAAAAatacgtctccttcaagacgtttgtacaaacatggcataagtgaggaagtgttgttacgttagtcacgctagccaatcaggacagaatgatggatacggcgacgcaaaccagTATTTGTCATTAGCTGATTCCAgagtgaatgactgccgagttagtttatactacgctaatatgataaaccataatacaattataatgctttagtcggacagaatcggatcttcattctgttcgattacattcatattgaattatcctaagatcggattctcgttcgttttcaattacacctgtactgaattatccgaagtcagaatgccttgagcctacaacgttagccattaaaaaaaaaaaaaaaaaaaaaaaaaaaaaaaaatcactctacCGATATGTGGTACCGTGAAtacttaggctaggctaggctactgtatatgcatacgatatatcatcgtgaacactaggctaaccgtagttaattttattagaCTCTCTACATACTGGTTATtaatcgtaagtcaatatgcattgaacagagaattagttgatattaacaattatcgtatcgtataagtagaggaaagtaaccttaaaggcGAAGGAGTAGTACtcaacccttcagaacccgacagacccgaaaccagatctgaatGACCAACCATGGCCctaaagcttctgatgcaagtaactcgaagcaggaaaaacccaaagaggctctaaggacactgtcgctctataaactactacttataatgGAAAACCAACCctaagaagcctgcacttctcttcctaaacactatttagcatgttatccctactcgtctgttATCTGaccgct
Protein-coding sequences here:
- the LOC135204171 gene encoding uncharacterized protein LOC135204171 — its product is MAVVPKVLNRWRGGLVLHLFLHAEWIFLARVFPSCSARNTCSTNVLNPGKNIFSTKFTEGMDTKIETFAGGWQPFRIKFLQENRVQYKLDFVNRISTLHLSVRSHLDKYLIRSDLEIDFIHNEMMRFGLRKEDSRVWVLDVEKGEFLKTVRLTDVSLDGVDDLEVYNERNSRRRKVLFCYPPAPPLTDALVTTCPTCLACPETAPCPECQADCKCEDCSPVTAEVITGTSSQITTRDYPAKVTLEAATCPPCPSTASSTNGNERPSSACPSPTPCPTVSPPPCPHTTVCSNCEDSYPGLTSSVYESPGSGDAYRSKPTELSEPLTNRTSEDFARVYGDGIECPKAQLLLYILEIALALCTLATIVSTALACQYRRKLSLTKTGKRRSSIASREPNEGYRPRGGDAHPPEQRTNERDTLYCHVYEDPYRYLQEPSNRQSQDNLSPEGQSHPEEGGTGKVAGSFQSASLIREDAPYDTLQFQTSPDLQSIVYGYQPNNI